The nucleotide sequence AGGCCCATTTGCGGTTTGCAGCACAGCCCTAACGGGTGGCGAACCTGCTGAGTCGGTACTCTGGCTCTGCCACTTCATCCTTTAACACCAGCCTGGCGACTTTCTCTCCTAACGCCGGGCCATGCTTGAATCCATGTCCCGATCCCCCGCCAACCATCCACACATCGGATTTAGCCGGATGGCGGTCGAGAATGAAGTCATGGTCCGTCGTATTCTCGTACTGGCAAACGCGAGTCTCGACCAGCGGCGCGTCCTTCATTCCTGGAAAGCGATACGTAATGTAGTTGCGCGCGCTCGCGAGTCGGTCTGCATCGACGACGCGTTGACCCGAAGTAGGATCAAATGCCGCTCCACGCGTATCGTCGGCCAGTTTGAATCCGCGGTTCTGATTGCCGGGAATTCCATACATGAAGTGATCGCTGTGATCGGCCCACACGGGGAGAGTGCCTTCGTCGTAGCGATAGTCGCCGGCAGGCGTCCCAAAGAAAAATACGTCTTGTTTGCTCGACAGGAAATGAGGGCCTACGGTTTGCGGAAATAGTTTCCCAAGCCAGGGTCCGCAGGCAAAGATATAGCGATCCGCCCGCAAACTCGAGCTGTCCGAGAGAGTTAGTTCCTTCCAGTCACCACTCTCCAGCCCTTGTTCGAAGACAGATGCCTGCCGATATTCGCCGCCCTCGGCGACGAAGTGCTCGACCACCGCCTGCGTCGAGGCGCGTGCCAGCAGGTATCCACTCTGTGGCTCCCAGATTCCCCACTCGACCTTTTCGAAATTGATTTGCTTCCAGCGTTTCGCCAGTTCGCCGGACGACAGCTGTTCGAACGGAACGCCCGCGTCTTTCAATACGGGGAGCGATCCGCGCTCGAACTGGCCATCGCCTTCCACCATCCAAAGCACGCCGATGCGATGAAAGAACTTCTGCTTCCAGCGCTCTTCGTTGTCATGCCAAAGCTCCATGGCCCGCGCCGCCATCTGGGTATAAGGCTGATTCGGTCCGTACGCTCCGCGCATCACGCGCGTCTCGCCGCCCGAGGACGACCGCGAGTTTCCGGGACCCCAGGCATCGAGGAGAGTAATCCGCGCTCCGCCACGAAGAAGATAGAGAGCGGTCCATCCGCCAAATGCACCCGCGCCGATCACTGCAATGTGAGGTTTGTTATTCATGGATTGAGGAGTCCTGTTGGGATTTCGATTGTCAGATCGGGCGGACAGCCCGTGGAGTCGGTCCCCGCTTAACGCTGTCGCCGCCGCTGCCAACCCGAGTTTGCAGGCTCGCCGGCGGGAGATTCGTGCAGCCGCCTCGCTCTTCTTTCGCAACGGAGTTTCGGTCCCGTCCATAGGGAGCCTCCACGATACATAAGAAGAGGGGATGTCTCCTAGCAGGAATGATTGAAAGCAGACAGCGAGAGCGTATTCATGCTCCATTCATTTGACTTCCCGCGTAACAGGAAGCACAATCTCCCGCAGCCATATCCCCCGTATTGGCTTGAACCGCATTCCAGGTTCCCATCTGTAGGAGGCCCTGCCTTGAAAGCCACGTTTGCGCTCTTCATCTATCTAAGTGCGGCCTTGACCCTTGCCGCTCAGGTAAATCAAGCGGATTCAGCCAGGATGCTCAAGAGCTACGGTAAGCTTCCCCTGACCTTTGAAGCGAACCACGGGCAGACCGATCCACGGGCCAAATTCTTCTCTCGCGGGGAAGGCTACAGCCTGTTCCTGACGCCCAGCGAAGCGGTGCTGTCTTTGCGCGGGCGGGCAACAGAAGGGAACTCCAACCCCAAGAATGATGTGGTCGTGATTCGCACCCAACTCTTAGGCGCCAATGCACAAACCGAATTGGTTGGTGAAAGCCCACTACCCGGCAAGAGCAATTATTTTGTAGGGAGTGACCCAACCAAGTGGCGGACGAACGTGCCCCAGTTCGGCAAAGTGCGTTACGAAAATGTATATCCGCGCGTGGATCTGGTTTACTACGGCCATCAGCGCGAACTGGAATACGACTTTGTGCTGCAACCGGGAGCGAACCCGAACTCGATACGACTGGGGGTTGAAGGCGCGGCCAAACTCCACCTCGACCACGGCGATCTTGTCATGAGCAGCACTGGCGGAGACCTTTATCTCCGTGCTCCGCATATCTACCAGGAAGCGAATGGAGTCCGCCACATCGTGCGCGGCCAGTATGTTATCAAGGGAAACAACGAAGTAGGATTTCGTCTCGGTTCGTACGATCGACGCAGAGCGCTAGTCATTGATCCGGTGCTGGCGTATTCGACCTACCTGGGTGGAAGTGGGACCGGCGGGGACATTGGTGTCGCGATTGCCGTGGATTCTGCCGGCAACGCCTATGTCACCGGGCAAACCAACTCAACCGATTTCCCCACTGCGAATGCCATCCAGCCCACCAACGCCGGGAATGGCGATGCGTTTGTGACGAAGTTCAACGCCGATGGCAGCGCACTCGTCTACTCAACATTTCTGGGCGGGAGCACGGGCGGCGAAGAGGGACAAGCCATCGCAACCGACTCGGCTGGCAATGTGTACGTCACCGGCGCAACTCTTTCAAGCGACTTTCCGACCGTCAATCCGATCCAGCGCAGGTATGGTGGCGGGGACACGGATGCGTTCGTGACCAAGATCAATGCTGACGGCAATGCGCTTGTCTATTCCACTTATCTGGGCGCCGCCGGCGAAGATGACGGTCAAGGCATCGCCGTGGACTCGGCAGGAAATGCATACGTGGCTGGGACCACGGGATCAAAGCGCTTTCCTGTGAAGAATTCCATCCAGCCTGCCTTTGGCGGAGGGGCGCGGGACGCGTTCGTAACGAAGATCAATGCGGCCGGTAGCGCGTTCGTCTATTCCACCTTTCTGGGTGGCAGTGATGACGAATACGGCGCAGGCATTGCAGTCGACTCGGCAGGGGATGCCTACATTGCGGGGAGTACTCTCTCCGCTGACTTTCCGGTCAACAATGCAATCCAGCCCACGTTCGGCGGTGTGATTGATGCGTTTGTGACCGAAATCAATTCGGCCGGCGCTGCGCTTGTTTACTCTACCTACCTGGGTGGAAGCAACTGGGACCAGGGTTTTGGAATTGCCGCCGATTCGGCCGGCAATGCATATGTCACTGGAGTCACGCAGTCAACCAATTTCCCTACGTTCCATCCCATTCAACCCAGCCTGGGCAGCAGCAACAGAAATGCGTTTGTCAGCAGGATCAATGTGGGCGGCACCGGATTCGTTTTCTCTACTTACCTTGGGGAGAACGACGATGAGCTAGGTTTTGGCATTACCAGGGATTCCTTGGGGGATGCCTACGTTACCGGCGCCAACGGAGCTCCCAGCGGCGACACCGCATTTGTTACCAAAATGAAAGCAGACGGCAGCGCAGTCGTTTACACAACCAACCTGGGGGGAAACTGCAACAGCAACGTAGGTTCTGGCGTAGCCGTTAACTCGACGGATAGCGTCTACATGGTCGGGTGGACATGCTCGAACAACTTCCCTACGACTCCATTCGCATTTCAGAAGGAGTTCAAAGGTGGAGGGTACGCGAATGCGTTTGTCGCCAAGGTCGCTGAAACCTTTGCCAACGTCTCGCCCGCGACCTTGTCTTTTCCCTTACAACTCATTGGTCAAACCAGCGTTTCTCAAAAGACCACCTTGACCAATACCGGGACGCACACTATCACCATCAATCAAATCTATTTCGGCGGTTCGAACCCGGGTGACTTCACCCAGACCAACACTTGCGGCTCTTCACTCGCCGCGGGCGCGAGTTGTACGATTTCGGTCGCGTTCATTCCTTCAACAAGAGGGAGCCGAACGGCACTTCTCGGAATCAGTGATTCGGACGCGGGCAGTCCACAAACGGTGTCATTGAGCGGAACCGGTGTGGCCGTCTCGCTTTCAGCGAAGAAATTGAATTTCGGGAACCAGCCCGTAGGGACCAAGAGTGCGTCGCAAACGTTCACACTCACGAACCTGGACGGCACGCCGCTGCATTTTTCGAAGATTGTGATCAAAGCAAAAAACGCGGCAGACTTCTCACAAACCAATACTTGTGGAACGGGAATTGGAGCCCATGCCAGTTGCACAATCACGGTGAACTTCACACCGTCCGCCCAAGGCGCGCGGAGGGGATCGCTTCAAATCTCCGACGACGGTGGCGCCAGTCCGCAGAAAGTTACATTGTTGGGAACGGGGACCTAGTCGCGCTGGCGCAACTGGCCGGAATAGTGCGAGCTCCATCAAGTCGTTCCTAGGTTCTGTTGTTGGTGTAATGGCGATTTTTCACCAGTTATCACGGAATGTGCGGCTTGGGATCACCCACCACGCCCTGTGCCGGTGCTGCCGGGACACGTTTGTAGCTCCACTGTACGAACTGGCCCTCTTGCCATTGATACGTCACCACGTCGAAATTCTTCGCACAACAGTTCGGGCTGCCATCGTCACTGCGTCCGGTGATGGTCAAAGTGAGGGATTTCTCGTCGAACGTTGCGCCTGTACCTGTCGCGTGTGAATCATAGACAAACTGCTGCGTTATCACTGGATGGGCCGCCCGAATTACGAACAACTGCACGACTCCTGTCCTCATGCAACTGCCGCCGCAGTCGGTCCAGTCTGTCATCACTAAGGTATGGTGCCCACCACCGTTCGTGTAGTCAAAACAGAAAACATGGTCGAGTCTGGCCGACTCATAGCCTGAGTCGGACTTCCGCTCATATTTCCCATTTTTTAGGTCTGCGCTCCAGTCCGCGTTTTCGCCAAACATGCGAATGTTTCGGAAGTCTACGCTACACACATCGCTTGCGCTCTGTTCTAGAACACGGTTCGGCGCGGAAACATCGACTGCGGGAGCCCTGCGAACATCCTGCCCCACCACCTTGCGGGTGAGTCCGACAAATCTCGCCTTCCCACCTTCCATCGTTCGGTGCAGCGCAAAGTCGTAAGTCTTGCCATTCGGAGACTCCCCTGCAAAAAGCCGCGACGGGCTGTGGATGGCCAACACAACGACAGCACCCGCAGAAAAATTCGCGACGGCGGGAACGGCTGATTCGATATGCACGGTCAACGCAAATCTCGGGTCAACATCAACGAGCGTGACCTGCCCTGAAAAATCCGTGAGCGGGACGACGGCCTGCACACTCGCTCTGAGGTGAATCTCATCGTTGGTGCTTTTTGCTTGGCCTGCGGCGCACGCCGAGAGACTCATGGCGAGAATGGCAAGGAAACGAAGCATGGCGCGTTGGGGACTAAGCCGACTCTCAATGATAACTGTTGTTAACAGGCGATTACACTTACTGACCCATTCATTTGCGCCCTGCCGCTCGCGGAGTCCTGCTAGCACGTACCGAGAAGCCAAACTCCGACTGCAATCAACACGATGTCACGGTCAACATTCCAGTCGCTTCGCTTGCATTTGCAGGTTGAAGCGTGCGGGTCTGAGGAAATAGCAGGAACTTAACGTTCATATATACGAGCAGTACGCCTAGCAGCAATCGCCACCAGGAAAGCTCTCGTTTCATGTGGTTCATTTCACAGCAGGAAGATGGTTTTGTCTACGTCGGTCAGGATGATTGACGTTAACAGGCGATTACACCAACTACTCTGCGAATCCCTCGCTCGCCGGCCTGTGCGATCGCTCTCACCCCATCTCGCCCCACTCGCTAGAGCGCGCGTCCCGGCACAAGTCTCAAAACCCAACCCGGGTGGGGTTGTATCACCTTTTCCCTATGTATTGCTAACCCCCTGCCGCGCCTTGACAGTTCTTCCCGGCGCTCCCTAGAATCGAAAAGAGGCTCTGAATCCACATTCTAAGCCTCTGCATCTAAAGTATTTAGATAGAGCCTCCGGCTCCAGATTCGAAACAACATGCCACCGGGACCAGCCGGCGGTCGGGAACGCGAAATCCTGACTGCCATCGTCGAGACTTTTATCGCCACCGGAGAACCGGTAGGCTCGCGCACACTTGCGCGTACCAGTCGTGAAGGTTTGAGCGCGGCCACCATCCGTAACGTGATGGCAGATCTGGCGGATGCAGGTTTTCTGGAACAGCCGCACACGTCAGCCGGGCGCGTTCCGAGTCCGGAAGCGTATCGCTACTACGTCAAGCAACTGAGTGGCGAGACGCGGCTGTCGCACGAAAACGAAAGCAT is from Acidobacteriota bacterium and encodes:
- a CDS encoding FAD-dependent oxidoreductase → MNNKPHIAVIGAGAFGGWTALYLLRGGARITLLDAWGPGNSRSSSGGETRVMRGAYGPNQPYTQMAARAMELWHDNEERWKQKFFHRIGVLWMVEGDGQFERGSLPVLKDAGVPFEQLSSGELAKRWKQINFEKVEWGIWEPQSGYLLARASTQAVVEHFVAEGGEYRQASVFEQGLESGDWKELTLSDSSSLRADRYIFACGPWLGKLFPQTVGPHFLSSKQDVFFFGTPAGDYRYDEGTLPVWADHSDHFMYGIPGNQNRGFKLADDTRGAAFDPTSGQRVVDADRLASARNYITYRFPGMKDAPLVETRVCQYENTTDHDFILDRHPAKSDVWMVGGGSGHGFKHGPALGEKVARLVLKDEVAEPEYRLSRFATR
- a CDS encoding SBBP repeat-containing protein produces the protein MKATFALFIYLSAALTLAAQVNQADSARMLKSYGKLPLTFEANHGQTDPRAKFFSRGEGYSLFLTPSEAVLSLRGRATEGNSNPKNDVVVIRTQLLGANAQTELVGESPLPGKSNYFVGSDPTKWRTNVPQFGKVRYENVYPRVDLVYYGHQRELEYDFVLQPGANPNSIRLGVEGAAKLHLDHGDLVMSSTGGDLYLRAPHIYQEANGVRHIVRGQYVIKGNNEVGFRLGSYDRRRALVIDPVLAYSTYLGGSGTGGDIGVAIAVDSAGNAYVTGQTNSTDFPTANAIQPTNAGNGDAFVTKFNADGSALVYSTFLGGSTGGEEGQAIATDSAGNVYVTGATLSSDFPTVNPIQRRYGGGDTDAFVTKINADGNALVYSTYLGAAGEDDGQGIAVDSAGNAYVAGTTGSKRFPVKNSIQPAFGGGARDAFVTKINAAGSAFVYSTFLGGSDDEYGAGIAVDSAGDAYIAGSTLSADFPVNNAIQPTFGGVIDAFVTEINSAGAALVYSTYLGGSNWDQGFGIAADSAGNAYVTGVTQSTNFPTFHPIQPSLGSSNRNAFVSRINVGGTGFVFSTYLGENDDELGFGITRDSLGDAYVTGANGAPSGDTAFVTKMKADGSAVVYTTNLGGNCNSNVGSGVAVNSTDSVYMVGWTCSNNFPTTPFAFQKEFKGGGYANAFVAKVAETFANVSPATLSFPLQLIGQTSVSQKTTLTNTGTHTITINQIYFGGSNPGDFTQTNTCGSSLAAGASCTISVAFIPSTRGSRTALLGISDSDAGSPQTVSLSGTGVAVSLSAKKLNFGNQPVGTKSASQTFTLTNLDGTPLHFSKIVIKAKNAADFSQTNTCGTGIGAHASCTITVNFTPSAQGARRGSLQISDDGGASPQKVTLLGTGT